The Thermoflexus sp. DNA segment CATCATCACCGCCATCGATGGTCATCCCGTCTCGTCCTTCGACGAGCTCGTCTCTTACCTGGTGAATCACACCGAGGTTGGCCGGACCGTGACCTTAACGATTCTGCGAGATGGACAGGAAAGGGAGGTCCGGGTGACGTTGGGCGAACGGCCCTCGCCATGAGGTCGGTGTACCCTGATCGGGACTTCCTCAACCTGGAGAGGAGGATACGGAGAGATGCGACGCTCGATCTGGTGGATCCTGGCAGGGATCGTGCTCTTTGTGGGGGGCTGTGCGGTCATCACCGCGAGCGCCCTCCTTTGGGCCCGGTCCGCCCTCACCCACCCATCCGGTGAGGCGACCCTCCCACCATCCGGAGGCACCACCGCTCCTTCCCCAACCCCCACCCCTATCCCTCCCGGAGTTCTGTCGGAAGCCCGGGCGCTGGAGGCGGCGTTCATCTCGGTCTATCAGCGGGTCAGCCCTTCTGTGGTGCACATCACCACCCGGGCGACCGCCTTCGATCTCTTCCGGGGCCCTGTCTACCAGGAAGGCACCGGGTCCGGCTTCGTGTGGGATACCGAAGGGCACATCGTCACCAATAACCATGTGGTGGAAGGCGCGGACCAGATCGAGGTGATCCTTGCGGATGGCACCACGGCCTCCGCCACGCTGGTGGGAGCGGATGCGTATAATGATC contains these protein-coding regions:
- a CDS encoding S1C family serine protease: MRRSIWWILAGIVLFVGGCAVITASALLWARSALTHPSGEATLPPSGGTTAPSPTPTPIPPGVLSEARALEAAFISVYQRVSPSVVHITTRATAFDLFRGPVYQEGTGSGFVWDTEGHIVTNNHVVEGADQIEVILADGTTASATLVGADAYNDLAVLRIRVPREKLIPVMLGDSSRLQVGQWVIAIGNPFGLD